A segment of the Corylus avellana chromosome ca2, CavTom2PMs-1.0 genome:
CTTGTGGGTATATAATAAACGTACGTATTAAATcgatttttttaatgaaaagatCTAATTGCTACTTCGAATATGAAATGCAAAGGCCTCAAATAGGAAATGATACTCTGAATTATACAACTATAATGAAATATACGATCAACCAATATTtatcaaatatgaaaaagaGCCAGAAGAAATGGTTCGATCCtcgtatttttatttctcaaatcgAGAGATCTATTAATGAGGATTCGAATACATATAGATACAAATGGTCCATTAATGGGAGCAAAAATTACTAGGAACATTTGGAACATTTTATTCTTGAACAGAAAagctgtttttattttcaagtaGTGTCGGATCGATTATGTGGTAAGATGATTTGGAAATCCAATTATTAAAACAAGTCAATTCCTTACGTTGATTCCTtgagcttttttatttatttattatttattatttattattttttttgtgaaagcTGCAAGCAGAGTAGGTAGTAGGTTTGAGGTTTGTAGCATGCTAGCAAGGAAACCAGCAAGAAGTTGCTCATTTCCTAACATGCTAGAAAGATCAAGATTGCATGCAGCTAGGTGGTTGTTTAGTTGGTGGGTTTTAGTAGTTTTATTTGGTTTGGTTGATACTGCAGGTGGGTTtagtaattttttcaatttcaccccttcttgtttttagaaaaaaacaaaaaagaaaaaaattgcaacaacTAAGGCATTGGTTAGGATTTAACGGATCGTTTACAAAAATATCTAGGACtgaattttttgaatatatatatataaagcatgagtattttgaaaaaatttcaccttGCTTTAGGCTTTatttgtttcgatgtaaaaaaaattttgttgaaaaatattttaagtgaatatttttcagaaaaaaataattttctaaaaaatatttttcggtgtttggcTTGTATGAAAAATGAGCTACGGCGAAAAACAGTCGGTGACTTCCAACAACCTCCAACGAGGGTCAGATAGTTTGAGaatgaaaaactcaaactcgaaaaaatggtctaaataatttaaaaatgaaaactatttttcaaaactGAAGAAGCTTTTTTTGTCAAACTgaagaattttcaatttgattattattttcaatcaCACCAAGTAccaaaaattacagaaaatatttttcaaaaaatatttttaggccGAAACAAATATAGCATTAATGTCCACATTGAAAGAGAAGATAATGCAGGAAGAAATCAAAggcaaagcaaaataaagaaaataagaacaaGAATTTATGTTGGATCTATGACATACATAGCTCCTATTTGCAGGAGAGCTGGAGTATGTGAGGATAATACAAATAAGGAGATAATATCATATTTGAATACAATCAAATCTAAGTACCTAACAGGTAGGAGGTTAcaatcaaatatctaaaatCAATGGAGAACTGAGACAGTAATTGGAAACTGGCTGGAGTTCACGGCAGTCGGCGGCAGTGACTGGAGTTGATGGCGGTCAAAAATGGTGATCAGAGACGGGCCTTGATCAATAAGccaaaaattaagcaaaataaagaaaataaaaacaagaatttaCGTGATTCGGCTTATGACCTACatccagtggcggagccaagGCTTTGGTTTAGAGGGGgcaatattttttcttttcttttcttttgtgaataaaaaaaaaaaaaaattgaacaaatttGACTCATGCTCGATCCATACGAGCTCCTTTAGAATTAATTTCAGGTAActacaaatatatatttcatacaattaaaatatataacaataattatatatatagtcataaataattaatttaaaactcttatataaataattatatgaatatatattaataaatataaaagcttttttttttttttttctaattaatataaaagCTTAATCGATGTTAAATTTTGATTGCATACCTGCAATTAATTTAAATCGTTGAAAGCTTGAAGTTGTAAGAGATATTGTAAGAAGAAAGCAAATTGTGAATTGTTGAATGGCTTATTCTCTGAAGAATGAAACTTTAACAAAAGTCACAAAACACAAGCATTTAGGGACAgaattagaaaattttatgggagggggttagctaatttttaattttttttttcttcggtactttagaatatatatatattttttaactaaaGACTACCCGTATGAGCCAAAAAAGTGAGCACTTGAAAGTAAaggctaaaaaaaaacttaatgggtatcgcccaaaaaaattaaggatagggccaaaaaatttaaaaatagggcaattttttttttttttttttttttttggggggaggccaaatgactaaaattaaaactttactctttcttttttttttttttttttttacttaatttttttttccttattttttggTTGGGGACGGGGGGCAATGGCCTACCCGGGTCCCCCTCCTCTATCACTACAAGTAGTCAAAAAATTACTATTTCGCAACAACAAAGATTAATGGTGTTTGTTTGTTGAGAGTTTAACCCCATACAATCCGTGATGTACGTTTAATTTAAACGCTTGTAAATGAAATTCGTGTTAAGCTTTAGTTTTTGTAAAAGTGGTTCGTTAGCTTAGAAAAAAACAAGTGTTTTGCATTTTTAGTTAAACAGGGCGATTTGCATTAATTAAAAGTTAGTTTTGGTAAACAAAAGACAGATTTAAacggtgttttttttttttccaaagaatAAGAGTCATCTTCAACCCTACCTTTTTCAACCTTTGTTTGACCTAATTACAAAAACTGTGACAGACAAAAAAACGAATCACACCGACGTGAATCGTGCTCGACTCTCTTGAAAAATATTTGCCCCCCATGATGGGGAGGGTGGGCAACCAAGATATCCAAATGAATTTACAATGGGTAAGGGGTACTTTTGGGAGGTGAggggggcatttgacccctctcaACCCCCTCCCACCGCACCTGCCTACATCCACAAGGTAATGCTCAAATAACTACATTTTATTGTTATTCCTTGATAAAATTTACAATACATAAAGCTCCCATCTATATAGGAGAATGTATATGTAAgaataatacaaatatgaaGATATATTAGACTTGAATACACTGGTTACCTAAAAGGTAggagattacaatcaaatctgAATCAATTATGATCAAATTTGAATACAATCAAATATCTAAATTCAAATCTCTTTAACATATGGTAACACACATCCATGCAACATTGGACAGGTGACAAGGCACACTAATGTTTGAACCATAGTCGACATTGCTGTCGCCTATGTAGCCTAAAGTGAATCTTGGTCCAATTCGTTGGTGATCTTCATATAGTTAGatcatgtttgagattgtgtttgagaaataaaactttcaAGTAAAAAACgtaaagcttcatttttaagtttttgtcaaaagtgcgttttgataatttttaagttttttggacccttaaaagcgctttcaattttataccaaacgagtacttttttgtttaaacgaactttttgaatgttaaacgcacattagacccctcaaacacatacccaaacaaacccttagtaGAAGATAACAATTAACAAGCCATCACGATTAGACTTCCATTGAATTCCAATGGAGGTCCTGCATTGCAATGCACCACCAATGGTTCTCGAAATGATTTCCTTGTTGCTTTCAATGGGCAGCTAGCTAGCATCAGCCAGAAGTGAAAATACTCCTCACTTACAATTTGGTGGTTAATACAATGCCGACCATCTTGGTTTCTCAAATCATATATTTCTCATGCATGTAATCTATCAACATAAATTCACACGTAACCTCAGAGTAGCCATGTCCAGGACCAAAACACTTGTCTGGTTACTCGAAACTTCTTCAGGCATCATCAGCCATGGCAGAGAAGGAAGGAGCAATCATCACAAATGACCATCAAGAGGGGATGAAAATGGCAGTGTCTCTCCTTGAAGAATTCGAGCTTCAATTCCTCTGGGACTTCTCCCTCTTGCTGATGTGATAGAAGTTGGTTTTGTGAGGAGCACTGGGTACATGTGGATCCTTCAGAACAAGAAAGTCGAACACAATTTCCAAATCATCAGCAAGCTTGTGAGTTATGATGCTGCAATTAATGGTTATGTTGAGAAGAATCGGATCAAGAAGCTCAAGGGAGTCAAGGCCAAGGAGCTCATGCTGTGGCCTCCGGTTAGCGAGATAACTGTCGAGATAACTTATCCTGCCGACGCATTTGCTGCTGGAAAGTAGTAAATTTTAGGAGTATCTCCTTTGTAATCTCattctcaaagtttaaaaactttcaatttaatgtattaaattttttaaaaaaattacaatcttAATCATCCGTTAAGATTTTCAGGGGTGGGATtacacattttttaaagttcaataagctaaattgagaatttttgaacaaACAATGAAAGTTCAAAAGAGTTGTCAAAATATTGCAAAACCACggagaaataaaacaaaaaccaaaaaagaaacatgTAGATAGaattaaaattcacaaaaacagggaaagaaagaagagccAGAATTACCTTGAATATGCTCTTTACCAGTCTGATTATATGGTAATTagaatctttttcttttgttttctgttgcaCCTATTTATTAAAGTAAGTAAAAGAAGGCACCGGAACAgattgggatatatatatataggaagaaCAAGTGTATATCACCATTTATATGGCAAACTCCTAACAAAAATGATTGCAGAATGTACAAGAATTTacataacataaaataaaaaaaattcggaATTTCTTCTTGCAGTAGATGCTTGAACAAAAGAGCTGCCGAAAAAATGTATTTGATCATGCAGTCACACAGGCAAGCAAGTACATTCCAACTATTTTGCCTTCCATGGCAGAACCTCTGGCAAAACTCCACTGTTAAACACATGCAAGTCGAGCAAGGTATTGTAATGCCCCTTCTCAATTTCCTCCTCTTTCACTTCATGGAGGAGGAGAGTTTCAATAATAAAATCTTCCCAATCAATATCATTAGCTTGTCTTcgatttctcttcttcttggcATGTACAGAATCAAAAGAGCAACTATCACCGCTCTCACCCAAATCGGTTCTTGATGGATGCATAACTCTATTAATCCGTGCTTTAGCAGCATTTATCTTTTCTCTCCTCCTCGTATAAACCCTACAACCAGTAACAAAAGATGGGGGCAGAGGATCCAATCCTACATCTTTCTCCAATATTTGCTTCAGTAAAAGCTTTTTGCTCAGGTCTGATTTCCCATTCCACCAATCCATACATGCATGATGCTTAAATCCTATCCTCTTCTTTCCACGAATCTCAGCACTCCCTTCTGTGGATTTTTTGTGACGCATCTTATCCAAAAATTCTTCGTACATCAAGGATAAGGATTCATGTGAGAGCTTCATCCTATCcgaatcatcatcatcatcccctGCTCTCACAATCCCACCATTTTGTTCAACCTCAAAACATTTAGAATCACCCTCCACACCATACCCATCAGTCCCGTACTCAACATCTTTCCTCAAACACTCGCTAACCACATCTCCCAAATCAACCCCAATAACACCATCtactttcttcctcttcttgctATCGGGCATCTCCATTGACTTCCTCTCCATATACTCAATCACAAATGGCGCACTCTTGACCACATTCTTGACTGTGACATCTTCACCCCAAGGCAAAACCCCAGCCACCTTCACCAGCTTCTCCAAAAACTCCCTATACCTCAACCTACTCGTCGAAACATTGGCGTGAACCTCCTTCGCCGCGTCCTCAATCCCCATATTCACCCCATTCAACTCCGCCACCAGAGCCAGCACTGCTGCCACCACCGGCATTGGCCTCCGCCCTGTCGTCAAGAACCACTTTACAGCACACTGTATCAAAAAAATCCCCTGTTTTCTCATTATCTCCAACGTATCAGACTCTACGCTCGAAAGGGTCGAGCTATTCCTCACCGCCCGTTTGAACGACCATACAATATCGAACTCAGGAAACTTCTCCGGCCCTTTCAGATCCAAGAAATCGACTACACGCGCCACCATTCTACCTAACTCGTAGATATCGGAGCAGATGACCGAGGCCACCTCGGCAATCGGCAACGGTTTGTTATCTTTTCGCATAACTACATAGGCGCAAGCGCCGATTAAGATTGGGAACCAATTGCCCTCTCCGAATTCCTTCTCGGTTATATTGGCGACCATGGTTTTAACGTGGTCGGCTTTTGGGGAATCGGACAAGCCTAGCCTACCGATGAGCTCGTCCATGAGTTTTTGGGCCCCGAAGACTTTCCTCTGTTTGTAAGTGTAAACAGTGCCCGTACCTGCGGTGCCGACGCGGACGAAGGTGCCCTCCGGACCGTTGATGCCGCCGAGCTGCGCGTCGTAGCCGTCGTAGTCCTGGATGAGCCCGCATGCCGAGCAGATCAGGTGACACCTCACGTCGTCACGCTCGAAGGAATTGCTACGGCAACCGGTGCAGCCCCGTGAGGCGCTCGTCATCGTGGGTCCGTGTTTGGTTTCCaagaaaattagggttttgcaAGAATCaagattgagagaaaaaaagagagagagagaggaattaTATATCTTAAACTTAAAGCTATAAATAAGCACCGATTCTACAGGAATAGTCAGAATTTTGTTTGAAGAGAAAATGACGGTTTACTCCTTCTGGAATGCTAAGAGCTAAGAATTTATACgaccatttttgtcttttacatACGTTAATTACAGTTTTGGCCTCGTTGTCTTGTAAAgagtagaaatttttttttgagtgtttttggtctttttcattcatttggtCTACAGTTTATTTTCTTGTGCACCGCATTATTTACGCTTTTACCCTTGCTGATCTTTCCAGTTAACTGCTTTTTTGAGGGGCGTTTCAGTCATTTCGCACATACACAACTTCTTCTCCTTCGACGAAGTCCTTCCCGCACCGCACCAAatcttttctttgatttgtcGTAAAAAATCCACCAAATCTTCGAAGAGATACAGAATGGACATACACATGTATCTGAAGAGAGAATCGAATGGATTTTCGCCAAAAATCCGGTGTCTGTTGTCGCTGAAGATAAAGGGGCAAAAATCAATTCCCCTCATCCTTTATATGTCTCTGAAGAGAGATCAGAGAACCACGAAATCTCTCCACTATAaggtttatttttctcttagaTTTGGGTTATTCGTTATTCCTTCTCTTTTCGTTTGCTTTTCAGAATAATATGTGatgtttctttctttaattgctgcttttgttttatatatatttttgctttgAAATGGTTCTTATCGCTGAGAGAAATGCAGGAATGTTGAATGGATTTCGGAATGAGAATGGCGGACGAGGTGGTTCCACTGGATACCTTTTTTCCGCATGTTTGGGATGAGTGAGAGGATCGCGCCTAAGAAGGGGATCAAGTACGAGTACAAAGAGGAGAACCGGAGGAACAAGAGTAAGCTGCTTCTCAAGATGAACCCGATTCACGAGAAGATCCCAGTTCTCATCCACAACGGGAAGCCGGTCTGTGAGTCCCTCATCATCGTTTAGGGTTAGAGTTAGGATTTGATGCTGAGCTGGCTGCTgttgatttgatgataacagTCTTGTTTATTGCTTCCTTGCAAAACCATCAACAAAAGCCATCTTCAAAGAAGAAGGAACGTTTATCAACATAATGCAGGATAAGGCATCTAAAGTTGCAAATTAAAACATACTTGAATAATTGATATGGTACTCTAATCataatttttggaattttagaGTCAAGTAATGAAACAATGAGCAGAGAAATTGATGAAGTACTCATTCTAATATATTCATTCTAAAAGGAGGAGCATACCTTTATAGCCATCATTGAGACACAACCCAATTCCTCGAATTATTCAAGTATGTTTTAATTTGCAACTTTAGATGCCTTATCCTGTATTATGTTGATAAATGTTCCTTCTTCTTTGAAGATGGCTTTTGTTGATGGTTTTGCAAGGAAGTAGTTGAACTTGACGTCCTTTTTTATTTCCCTACAGATGATTTTCTCATTGTTTGTGGAAGTTCTGAAAGGttatactttatttttcaaaatcattattgCTTTTCATTGTCAATGCTATTCAGCACTATATTGGTTAAATATTGCCTTAAAGGCTActaaatttatttgattctATGGTAAACTGGTCCTCTCCCCGTTGCTGAAATATATATTGGAAAAGCAAGTTGAAGTGACAAGAGATTACAATTGGAGAAATTCATGAAGGAAAGTATGTTCATAGCTTAGAAAGTTATCGAAAATAGCGTCAATTGTAGTATTGTGTTGTTTGCTTGATCATTTGCTTGCAACCTATGTAATACTAAGTTTTAAAGGCTCTTCTCAAATAATTATCATCATTTTCATTGACAAATTCTTTTATATAGGTCACTTATCTTTTTTGTACGTCAAAAGCCAAGAAGCTAACATTTTCCTCCTTTGATAACCTGCTGGCTAATTCTGGCAAACCTGTACTGGTGGACTTTTATGCCACTTGTTTGTTTCTTCCCTacttatgtttattttttctcttcctatCTTTTTTTAGATTCTGCTAACAGCTATGATGTCTAACTATTTTGTAAGCCTATGTTATCACCTTAAGCCATAATGTGCGGGATCATCTTGTTGAAAAACTTTATAAGCATTTTATCGTAATTGTCTAGATTTATGTTTGTCTTGTAAGTAATCTTCCATTCGTGAAGCAAATTCGTATTGTTCACCTTATACTATTGAGAGGGGTGAGGCCTTTAGTTTAGGAATAATTCCATGTCCTTGGTAATCTCTAGAATAGCAAAATTGAgtaggataatatttaaatttaatcgGAAGAATGAGTAACCATAGGTATGGTTTGCATGTGGTCTTTGTCAATTCATGGATCCCATCCTCAACGAAGTCAATACTCAGCTAGAGGATAAGATATAGGTGGTGAAAATTGGAATTTGGATCCTCTTGAGTCCAAATGGACTGGACAGGATCCAGTCTTTGTCATTATGGgggcaaaattgtccaaaaaaaatattttggacaattttgcccCTAGTGTAAAGAGAACTGGCTCTCCTCCAGTCcatttggactggagaggatcccgGTCCTGAAAATTGACACTAAGAAGAATCATAGCGTTGatgataaatacaaaaatagaaGCATTGCCTACATTCATCATATTTAAGGACAGAAAACCTTATGATTGAATTTGAATCTCTCTTGCTCTTGTGTGGAATCCAACTGTATGCCTCTAAATGTTTTTGCTTACGAAAGTAATCAATAAGCCCAATCTTAGACTTGTAGAAGGACCTCTGCCCTCTCTGACTTGTCTTGGATTGTacaaattttttggttttgaccTGTCTCATTTATGTTGAGTAACCGGTTTTCATGAGAGattttaattgtgtaaattggatttttttggtCAACTATGAAGTCAGTTATAATCTCCCCtaaactttaaatttgagaaatcaACACCCTAGACAATGGGGTCTATTGCAGTATCTCTCTTCCTAAAGCTTCTTTAATATTCCCTATACTTAAACTTAAAATTCACATACTTACCACATTTCATGGTGTCAcatgcttatttttcttttattttctggtGCTCGTGGAGTAAGCATGTGAAAGTTAAAGTTAAATATAAGGGAAGTTAGGAATATTAACAATGGGAGGACATTAATCATATGTTTTAGGGGGTTGGTTGTTCAAATTTAAAtgggggacattgcaaatgACCCTATTGCGTAGGGTGGGAAAGTTCAATTTACCTTAATTTTCTTTGACTTTCTAGAGTCAGCTTTCATGTTtctatttttagagaaaaatagaCATATACATTGCTTTTGTATAATCCACTCCAGACAAATCAAGGTCTGCTGGGCAAGGATTTTTTTATCCTGTGGCAATATGTCAATTTGTCAAGGCTCAAGAATATTAGTGTTTACCGTTTAGTTTAAGCCACTGGTAAAATAATCAGCACCATATAACTGAatactactctctctctctctctctctctctctcctcctatagtaatattgaatttttttgttgatggCTCTTGCAGGTAGTGCTCCTATTATGTTGATCTACTGCAAATTAGtgtcttaatatatatatatatatatatatatatatattgttgtgtGTAGTTTTTTCCTTACTAATCCTTGTTTGAGGCATTCATTATATGCCAAATGGAATTTATGTAGGTTCAAAGATATATCAGGATACTAGCAAAGGCTCTTGCCAAACATTTTGGTGCTAGCTTGTTGATTGTTGTTTACCTTTTGTTGCCCGGTTTAAGCTTCTTTAATGTCTAAATCTTTTTTGCTTTCAAAGTagaaatttatctttattttctagGAATTTTATTACTATCTTCTAAGctacaaatttcttccaacacaacaattgttttcatattttggtTAACATAAGCTCTAGGTTGAACGGCAGATTTCCAATTTTGCAAGCATCTTAATACAAATTTGCTCAATTACTGTTTAGgcagtacttatcaaaaaaaaaaaaaattgttgttttgtcGGTGAATGATTGCTTGCTCAATGGCATCGCAGATATGGAAAGCACTGCAAAGCTTTTTTCTGAACACGAGTTCATTATCCAGCTAGGAGTTATGCTGCATGAAGGTCATGAAGGACTAGGTCATAGATTTAATATTACTTGTGTCATgaataaatttatgttttcacAATGAGGTTGGAAAGTGGTATTTTTTGGAGCTGCACTTGATATCAACAAATGTTGCATAAAGAAGACATAAATTTTTTCCATATAGAGTATTAATTTGTCTTCCTATATTAGTAGATTAAGAACAAAACCATATGCTTGCTTTTGTAGTTAAAATATGTGCGCACCATTGAGATTAACTctttacatataattttttttgttgtacaTTATATCTAATCACTTTTGTAATATTTTACTATCACATCACTTATGTAAGAATTTAAATGTGCCTGTGTAAGGATTTAGATATTAAATTTGGCTAgaaatgatttttatatatgACATTGAgtttttaatgttatatattacatagatatattttttactATCAAACGCAGGGAATCAAGCACGTGCCTTCCCACTAATTTGTGTATatattgttttccatttttattttt
Coding sequences within it:
- the LOC132171108 gene encoding plant-specific TFIIB-related protein PTF2, with the translated sequence MTSASRGCTGCRSNSFERDDVRCHLICSACGLIQDYDGYDAQLGGINGPEGTFVRVGTAGTGTVYTYKQRKVFGAQKLMDELIGRLGLSDSPKADHVKTMVANITEKEFGEGNWFPILIGACAYVVMRKDNKPLPIAEVASVICSDIYELGRMVARVVDFLDLKGPEKFPEFDIVWSFKRAVRNSSTLSSVESDTLEIMRKQGIFLIQCAVKWFLTTGRRPMPVVAAVLALVAELNGVNMGIEDAAKEVHANVSTSRLRYREFLEKLVKVAGVLPWGEDVTVKNVVKSAPFVIEYMERKSMEMPDSKKRKKVDGVIGVDLGDVVSECLRKDVEYGTDGYGVEGDSKCFEVEQNGGIVRAGDDDDDSDRMKLSHESLSLMYEEFLDKMRHKKSTEGSAEIRGKKRIGFKHHACMDWWNGKSDLSKKLLLKQILEKDVGLDPLPPSFVTGCRVYTRRREKINAAKARINRVMHPSRTDLGESGDSCSFDSVHAKKKRNRRQANDIDWEDFIIETLLLHEVKEEEIEKGHYNTLLDLHVFNSGVLPEVLPWKAK